A part of Sulfurimonas sp. HSL-1716 genomic DNA contains:
- a CDS encoding NUDIX domain-containing protein yields the protein MKKRPDITSFALKEDRYDGVTIESGDIAHTILEFEQEITEILAAIEDKKLLWIKLSIERSDLIPVLTKCDFVFHHCNERDITLVKRLVEDPVIPTAVNHTLGVGVVVFNKKNILVVKDKIWQTYKLPGGFIDDSENISQAVVREVFEETGVEVEFESVVSLGHFSPAQFGESNLYVVSLAKPLTTHIEIKDKHEIIEARWMDVDEYLSREDVLPYNKAIVKNAFLNEKGLKVHNGVKLILKQDIEYELFF from the coding sequence TTGAAAAAACGTCCAGACATTACGTCTTTTGCGCTTAAAGAGGATCGATATGACGGTGTGACCATCGAAAGCGGAGATATCGCTCATACGATTTTGGAATTTGAACAAGAGATAACCGAGATACTTGCAGCTATTGAAGATAAAAAACTTCTCTGGATAAAGCTCTCTATCGAGCGCTCGGATTTGATCCCCGTTCTTACAAAATGCGATTTTGTTTTTCACCATTGCAACGAGAGAGATATTACTCTGGTAAAAAGGCTTGTCGAAGATCCCGTCATACCGACTGCGGTAAATCATACGTTGGGAGTAGGAGTCGTTGTTTTTAATAAAAAAAATATCTTGGTCGTTAAAGACAAGATCTGGCAGACCTATAAACTTCCGGGAGGTTTCATAGACGACAGTGAAAATATCTCGCAGGCAGTCGTAAGAGAAGTTTTTGAAGAAACGGGAGTGGAAGTCGAGTTTGAATCTGTGGTCAGTCTCGGACATTTCTCTCCCGCGCAATTTGGCGAATCGAATCTTTACGTCGTCTCTTTGGCTAAACCTTTGACGACGCATATAGAGATCAAAGACAAGCATGAGATCATAGAAGCAAGATGGATGGATGTCGATGAATATCTGAGCCGCGAAGATGTTTTGCCTTATAACAAAGCCATAGTAAAAAATGCGTTTTTAAATGAGAAAGGTCTTAAAGTTCATAACGGTGTCAAGCTGATTTTGAAGCAGGATATTGAGTACGAGCTCTTCTTTTAA
- a CDS encoding helix-turn-helix domain-containing protein: MIELNNKTYDSTSELFFEIFNDRLKLYIVWHLQKNSMRFKELSDVLSPITNKTLTVKLKELEALHLVTRKMYAEVPPRVEYSLSVQGKYLRPVIEEILFWSQKYASFIGEKDNQKNNIA, translated from the coding sequence ATGATAGAACTTAATAATAAAACGTATGACTCTACCTCGGAACTCTTCTTTGAGATATTTAACGACAGGCTAAAGCTCTATATCGTCTGGCATCTGCAAAAAAATTCGATGCGTTTTAAAGAGCTGAGCGATGTTCTCAGTCCGATCACCAACAAGACTCTTACTGTCAAATTAAAAGAGCTCGAAGCATTGCACCTTGTAACGCGAAAAATGTATGCAGAGGTACCGCCCCGAGTAGAATACTCATTAAGTGTTCAGGGAAAATATCTCAGACCTGTGATAGAAGAGATACTTTTCTGGTCGCAGAAATATGCAAGTTTTATCGGTGAAAAAGATAACCAAAAAAATAATATTGCCTAA
- a CDS encoding 2-isopropylmalate synthase, with the protein MHTYAKYKPYPTVKLDKREWADKTAAKAPVWVSTDLRDGNQALANPMGIEQKTAYFKALVEFGFKEIEIAYPSASQTEFDFCRKLIEEGLIPDDVTIGVLTPSIERHIVRSFEALKGAKHINMHLYNPTASNQREVVFKRSEEAIIALALEGVECIKKEAVKFDGKVVFEYSPESFSQTELSFALEVSNAVIEAYDPTDENPMILNLPNTLEACSANIYADRIEWMCKHIKNRENVVISVHPHNDRGCAVASAELAVLAGAQRVEGTILGNGERAGNVDLVTLAFNYYSGGIDPCLHIEKVDNILKRITSITGMQVGDRHPYVGSMIYTAFSGTHQDAIKKGMDHHRKEKNSIWEVPYLAIDPCDIGREYKDSIRINSQSGKGGVAYVLKEVYGIDIPQNIQARLAEEVKSISQKRGSEISSDEVLGIYEGMIRRNCNIKNIEI; encoded by the coding sequence ATGCATACGTATGCAAAATATAAACCGTATCCGACGGTTAAATTGGATAAAAGAGAATGGGCGGATAAAACTGCCGCGAAAGCTCCTGTGTGGGTCAGTACCGATTTGCGTGACGGCAATCAGGCGCTTGCCAACCCGATGGGCATAGAGCAAAAAACTGCGTATTTCAAAGCGCTTGTGGAGTTTGGTTTTAAAGAGATAGAGATTGCTTACCCCAGCGCATCGCAGACGGAGTTTGATTTTTGCCGCAAATTGATAGAGGAGGGTTTGATACCCGACGATGTGACGATAGGTGTTTTGACACCATCGATCGAGCGTCACATAGTACGCAGTTTTGAAGCATTGAAGGGTGCAAAGCACATAAATATGCATCTGTACAATCCGACCGCTTCAAACCAGCGCGAAGTGGTTTTTAAACGCAGCGAAGAAGCGATCATAGCATTGGCGTTAGAGGGAGTGGAGTGCATCAAAAAAGAGGCGGTGAAGTTTGATGGAAAAGTAGTTTTTGAGTATTCGCCCGAGAGTTTTTCTCAGACGGAACTTTCATTTGCTTTGGAGGTTTCAAATGCCGTCATAGAAGCATATGACCCGACGGATGAGAACCCTATGATACTTAATTTGCCAAATACATTGGAAGCATGCTCTGCAAATATCTATGCCGATCGTATCGAATGGATGTGCAAGCATATAAAAAACAGAGAAAACGTCGTCATCAGCGTGCATCCGCATAACGACAGAGGATGTGCGGTCGCAAGTGCGGAGTTGGCAGTATTGGCAGGAGCGCAGAGGGTCGAGGGCACCATACTCGGAAACGGTGAACGCGCCGGCAATGTGGATTTGGTCACGTTGGCGTTTAACTATTACTCAGGAGGGATAGATCCGTGCTTGCATATAGAGAAGGTGGATAACATTTTGAAGCGTATCACAAGTATTACGGGTATGCAGGTCGGTGATCGTCACCCATATGTGGGTTCTATGATCTATACGGCATTTTCGGGTACGCATCAAGATGCCATAAAAAAAGGGATGGATCATCATCGTAAAGAAAAAAACAGCATCTGGGAGGTGCCGTATTTGGCGATAGACCCGTGCGACATAGGCAGGGAATACAAAGACTCAATCCGCATCAACTCCCAGTCGGGCAAAGGCGGAGTGGCATATGTGTTAAAAGAGGTATACGGCATAGATATTCCGCAAAACATACAAGCAAGGCTTGCCGAAGAGGTCAAAAGCATCTCTCAAAAAAGAGGCTCCGAAATAAGCAGCGACGAGGTACTTGGTATCTATGAAGGTATGATACGGCGTAATTGTAATATAAAAAATATTGAAATATAG
- a CDS encoding helix-hairpin-helix domain-containing protein: MNPQKVVRNKVKKLTDLPNIGSSLAADLHSIGIDNPQELRGKDPFELYGMLCAKSGQRQDPCVLDVFMSITDFMNGAEPRVWWNYTAERKKRYKDI, translated from the coding sequence ATGAACCCTCAAAAAGTCGTTCGAAACAAGGTGAAAAAGCTCACGGATCTGCCAAATATCGGCAGCTCTTTGGCAGCAGATCTGCACTCTATCGGTATTGATAATCCTCAGGAACTTCGTGGCAAAGATCCGTTTGAACTCTATGGCATGTTATGCGCCAAAAGCGGTCAGCGTCAGGATCCCTGCGTGCTTGATGTCTTTATGTCCATCACGGACTTTATGAACGGTGCAGAGCCTCGTGTGTGGTGGAATTATACCGCCGAGCGTAAAAAGCGTTACAAAGATATTTGA
- a CDS encoding DMT family transporter: MEETKNSTRYFIGMIIAMLLWGVAWTAGKAAAEHSNAQVAAFWRYAVSFITIIPVIRYLKIPLKTDRMGFVYMLGAGLLTSLFNYLFFAGLSHGQAGYGGTMVTALAPIFTYLMSIAVLGIKVSTRQVIALSIGVFGALILLRVPFEGFAFLNIESSYFLECAVVWAFVTILSQKASKRANPMFYTVVVFGITGFTNMIFALPHHPFDLHAYDAVFWSTIIFIGVFPGTFSTALFFLSAGKIGAHKTGVFMFIVPVGAIVSSRVVYGENIALSTVIGCLLAFFAVILFNMKRDSKTAEQKV; encoded by the coding sequence ATGGAAGAAACTAAAAATTCCACTCGTTATTTTATCGGCATGATCATAGCGATGCTTCTTTGGGGAGTGGCTTGGACGGCGGGAAAAGCTGCTGCGGAGCACTCAAATGCCCAAGTGGCAGCTTTTTGGCGTTATGCCGTTTCGTTCATCACTATCATTCCCGTTATCCGGTATTTAAAAATACCTCTTAAAACCGACAGGATGGGATTTGTCTATATGCTTGGAGCAGGGCTTCTTACATCGCTTTTCAACTATCTTTTCTTTGCAGGGCTCTCCCACGGACAAGCGGGATACGGCGGTACGATGGTCACGGCACTTGCTCCCATCTTTACCTATCTGATGTCCATAGCTGTCTTGGGTATAAAAGTCTCGACAAGACAGGTCATAGCACTCTCTATCGGAGTGTTCGGAGCACTCATACTGCTTCGCGTGCCGTTTGAAGGATTTGCTTTTTTAAATATAGAGAGCTCATACTTTTTGGAGTGTGCCGTAGTTTGGGCGTTTGTCACCATCCTTTCGCAAAAAGCCTCAAAAAGAGCAAATCCGATGTTTTACACGGTCGTAGTCTTTGGGATAACAGGTTTTACGAACATGATCTTTGCACTGCCGCACCATCCGTTTGATCTTCATGCGTATGACGCAGTATTTTGGTCGACCATCATCTTTATCGGAGTATTTCCCGGAACATTCAGCACGGCACTGTTTTTTCTTTCGGCGGGAAAGATCGGCGCACACAAAACGGGAGTCTTTATGTTCATCGTCCCCGTGGGTGCTATCGTTTCAAGCAGGGTGGTATATGGAGAAAATATAGCGCTTTCTACCGTTATCGGTTGTCTGCTTGCTTTTTTTGCCGTTATACTGTTTAATATGAAAAGAGATTCCAAAACAGCGGAACAAAAGGTTTGA